In a genomic window of Akkermansia massiliensis:
- a CDS encoding glycosyltransferase: MSTTLKKIYVNGFPSLYGGAGTELHHQILVWLHMGIDVHIIPTNGGFENEALYLEMIRLGVHIHAPNDWTVLQEGDAIIGFCNGEFLENMPAIRQRTKRTIFVNCMTWLFNKEKELMKQGLIAMFLYQNEEVRQKNMPLLKRCNDDPTIAFMTFKPYFHNESFPFIEERTQEYFGCGRISRQDADKFAANTLHIYEYFVAPVFKRGLFLGFDQRSREKIGEPYSWIRTARDQREVSQQDFYKHCQIVLQPTDTTENWPRVGFESMASGSVLVVDNRGGWRQMVEHGKTGWLCDHERDFIYYASKMAYEPNLRSDMAHAARERGLELGGLEASVASWEEVFDAVEKLPA, encoded by the coding sequence ATGAGCACCACATTGAAAAAGATCTATGTCAACGGGTTCCCCAGTCTCTACGGGGGCGCGGGAACCGAACTCCACCACCAGATTCTGGTCTGGCTCCACATGGGTATTGACGTGCATATCATCCCCACCAACGGCGGATTTGAAAATGAAGCCCTTTATTTGGAAATGATCCGTCTGGGCGTCCATATCCACGCTCCCAATGACTGGACAGTCCTGCAGGAAGGGGATGCCATCATCGGATTTTGCAACGGAGAATTTCTGGAAAACATGCCCGCCATTCGCCAGCGCACCAAACGCACCATCTTTGTCAACTGCATGACCTGGCTTTTCAACAAGGAAAAGGAACTCATGAAGCAGGGGCTCATTGCCATGTTCCTTTACCAGAACGAGGAAGTCAGGCAGAAGAACATGCCCCTGCTCAAGCGCTGCAACGACGACCCTACCATTGCTTTCATGACGTTCAAGCCTTACTTCCACAACGAATCCTTCCCTTTCATTGAGGAGAGGACGCAGGAATACTTCGGCTGCGGGCGCATCTCGCGCCAGGACGCGGACAAATTTGCGGCCAATACGCTCCATATTTATGAATATTTCGTGGCGCCTGTCTTCAAGCGTGGCCTTTTTCTGGGGTTTGACCAGAGGAGCCGGGAGAAAATCGGAGAGCCTTACAGTTGGATACGCACGGCCCGCGACCAGAGGGAGGTGAGCCAGCAGGACTTTTACAAGCACTGCCAAATCGTGCTCCAGCCGACGGACACGACGGAGAACTGGCCGCGTGTCGGTTTTGAATCCATGGCAAGCGGAAGCGTGCTTGTGGTGGACAACCGTGGAGGCTGGAGGCAGATGGTGGAGCATGGCAAGACCGGATGGCTGTGCGACCATGAAAGGGATTTTATCTACTACGCCAGCAAGATGGCCTACGAGCCCAACCTGAGGTCCGACATGGCCCACGCGGCGCGGGAGCGTGGACTGGAGCTTGGAGGGCTGGAAGCGTCTGTAGCCAGCTGGGAGGAAGTCTTTGACGCGGTGGAAAAACTGCCGGCTTAG
- a CDS encoding GNAT family N-acetyltransferase, with amino-acid sequence MNMVEKIVFEPLADSHREAVIRIFNHYVMNGTAAFSDAELPESFYPHILERVKGYPAYAVVDCRTGEVVGFCFLSAYKPVPTFRETATVTYFIAPSHLGRGIGRMCLGRLEEDAVKQGIRHIIAEISSENEQSMSFHASQGFIHAGRLKNIGFKLGRTFDIVYMQKEIK; translated from the coding sequence ATGAATATGGTGGAAAAAATAGTATTTGAACCGTTGGCAGACTCCCACCGGGAGGCCGTCATCCGTATCTTCAACCATTACGTGATGAACGGAACGGCTGCTTTCTCGGATGCGGAACTGCCGGAATCCTTTTATCCCCATATTCTGGAACGCGTGAAAGGTTATCCGGCGTATGCCGTGGTGGACTGCCGGACCGGGGAAGTAGTGGGCTTCTGCTTCCTGAGTGCGTATAAGCCTGTACCCACATTCCGGGAAACGGCCACCGTCACTTACTTCATTGCTCCCTCCCATCTTGGCCGGGGCATTGGCCGGATGTGCCTGGGCCGTCTGGAAGAGGATGCCGTGAAGCAGGGCATCCGCCACATCATTGCGGAAATATCCTCTGAAAACGAACAAAGCATGTCCTTTCACGCTAGCCAGGGCTTTATCCATGCCGGGCGCCTGAAAAACATCGGCTTTAAACTGGGCCGCACCTTTGACATTGTTTACATGCAGAAGGAAATCAAGTGA
- a CDS encoding RHS repeat domain-containing protein, with protein MTALCYFTQEDGRTVITCSYDYQGRRFEKKVAVNGSTVSHAWYLYQGYLQIAELDLMRPSYRLVKTYLWDPTESTATRILMMTNWKEDGTSVNEHLYFMHDMLKNVTSIFDCKQTRRARYEYASLGALITAQGDRAQENKFRFSCEFMDDELGLIYYNYRYLNPTDGRWINRDLIREYGGRNLYGFIKNRIFKQLD; from the coding sequence ATGACCGCCCTGTGTTATTTTACTCAAGAAGACGGAAGAACCGTGATTACTTGCTCCTACGATTACCAGGGACGCCGCTTTGAGAAAAAAGTAGCAGTTAATGGTTCAACTGTCAGCCATGCATGGTATCTATACCAGGGCTATTTGCAAATAGCTGAACTGGATTTGATGCGTCCTTCTTACAGACTTGTGAAGACCTATCTGTGGGATCCTACAGAATCGACTGCTACGCGCATCCTGATGATGACCAACTGGAAGGAGGATGGAACAAGTGTCAACGAGCATCTTTACTTCATGCATGATATGCTCAAAAACGTCACTTCCATCTTCGACTGTAAGCAGACGCGAAGGGCGCGCTATGAATATGCCTCCCTTGGAGCCCTAATCACGGCGCAGGGCGACAGGGCTCAGGAAAACAAGTTCAGGTTTTCCTGCGAGTTCATGGACGACGAGCTTGGCCTGATCTACTACAATTACCGCTACCTGAATCCTACAGATGGCAGGTGGATTAACAGGGATCTTATTCGGGAATACGGAGGACGAAACTTATATGGATTTATCAAAAATAGAATTTTTAAACAACTTGATTAA
- a CDS encoding alpha-1,2-fucosyltransferase, with the protein MGGKTMKKKTNIVVGICSCHGTGDKRKAVRSTWLAHPAQNVECMFFVGGNRVPEGEEEDTVGLDAPDGYNELPAKVKSFFRYALENYEFEWLFKCDDDTYLELSRLTSLIDEDYDLIGDAMVALRNSPSGGAGYLLKRSMVEKLVNAPGFAECGAEDVIVGELAGRLGGRLKSTKRLYMSNVYYPERDNDMVTAHWCSPDIMQALYSFNYKIPSAVCDVVHLHWKGEMLFYSNGAFRRRDTSCYGWWSIGSKGELKLKWQMWPMEQLLLEGERFIGSETEIFQRSDMPSLARLWAERRLSFGNVEIMDQSPLLYIHLGCGTRRLNGWLNLDAPNYDITRPLPWKDDSVDAFYLEHVIGTVTSAEACRFFTEAFRALKPGGILRLSFRDVRLMRGVMTPAFRQYMKKQGKGNHTPENDLCAFMEVYKQQSLWSADFLSYVLEELGFQVSQHAPGNSRHLHLQCLERRSDRDEHPFDLLGTVCLDARKPQKTVTGKFLSLRPASVPASPGYVTTQFMPGSRTCNHLFQIAAAYAHALRLGVGCRIPWRYSSETWELMTYLGEACSLCPDGGYNDPVTYREPGFSYHPIPETVRYGALRGYFQSERYFKDVAEEIRSLFAPLIAPVQEGVAGVHIRMGDYLDRTDMYHTPDVPFLNEALRRLSGNISKLVVFSDSPELARKLMEGVPEATRFEIVMDEHETLDALRELTSMQELVLSCSSFSWWGAWLGDQQRVFIQKQWFTGKIEDEQDIFCPQWIKL; encoded by the coding sequence ATGGGAGGAAAAACCATGAAAAAGAAAACAAATATTGTCGTAGGCATTTGTTCATGCCATGGAACGGGAGATAAACGGAAAGCGGTAAGGTCTACCTGGCTGGCCCATCCCGCGCAGAACGTTGAATGCATGTTCTTTGTAGGAGGAAACCGGGTTCCGGAGGGGGAAGAAGAAGATACGGTGGGGCTTGATGCGCCCGATGGCTACAATGAGCTCCCCGCAAAAGTGAAATCCTTCTTTCGTTACGCGCTGGAGAATTACGAATTTGAATGGCTCTTTAAATGTGATGACGATACGTATTTGGAATTGAGCCGGTTGACCTCCTTGATAGATGAAGATTATGATCTGATTGGGGATGCGATGGTTGCGCTTCGCAATTCACCGAGCGGAGGGGCGGGCTACCTGCTGAAGCGCAGCATGGTGGAAAAGCTGGTGAATGCGCCGGGTTTTGCGGAATGCGGGGCAGAGGATGTGATCGTAGGTGAACTGGCAGGCAGGCTCGGAGGCCGCTTGAAATCCACGAAACGGCTTTACATGTCCAATGTTTATTACCCGGAACGGGATAATGACATGGTAACGGCCCACTGGTGTTCTCCCGACATCATGCAGGCCCTGTATTCGTTTAATTACAAAATTCCCTCCGCTGTGTGCGATGTTGTTCATCTTCATTGGAAAGGGGAAATGCTGTTTTATTCCAACGGGGCGTTCAGGAGGCGGGATACTTCCTGCTATGGCTGGTGGAGCATTGGCTCCAAGGGTGAACTGAAGCTGAAATGGCAGATGTGGCCTATGGAGCAGCTCCTTTTGGAGGGAGAACGGTTTATCGGGTCTGAAACGGAGATATTCCAGCGGTCGGACATGCCGTCCCTGGCCCGGTTATGGGCTGAACGCCGTCTTTCTTTCGGCAACGTGGAAATCATGGACCAATCTCCTCTGCTGTATATCCATTTGGGGTGCGGCACCCGGAGGTTGAATGGCTGGTTGAATCTGGACGCTCCCAATTATGATATTACCAGGCCACTCCCGTGGAAGGACGATTCCGTAGACGCTTTTTATCTGGAGCATGTCATTGGAACAGTAACGTCTGCAGAGGCCTGCCGATTTTTCACGGAAGCCTTCCGTGCTCTAAAACCCGGAGGAATCTTACGATTAAGTTTCCGGGACGTGCGCCTGATGCGCGGGGTGATGACGCCTGCGTTCAGGCAATACATGAAGAAACAGGGGAAAGGAAATCACACTCCGGAGAATGATTTGTGTGCATTTATGGAAGTCTACAAGCAACAATCCCTGTGGTCTGCCGATTTCCTGAGTTATGTTTTGGAAGAGCTGGGGTTCCAGGTTTCCCAGCATGCTCCGGGTAATTCCCGCCATTTGCACCTTCAGTGTCTTGAAAGGCGATCCGACAGGGATGAACATCCTTTTGACCTGCTGGGCACGGTTTGCCTGGATGCCCGGAAACCGCAGAAGACTGTTACCGGTAAATTTTTATCCTTGCGTCCCGCTTCTGTTCCGGCATCTCCCGGTTACGTCACGACGCAGTTTATGCCCGGCTCGCGTACGTGCAATCATCTGTTCCAGATAGCTGCTGCCTATGCGCATGCTCTCCGGCTGGGTGTGGGATGCCGTATTCCCTGGAGATACAGTTCCGAGACCTGGGAGCTGATGACTTATCTGGGTGAGGCCTGTTCGCTGTGCCCGGACGGCGGATATAACGATCCCGTGACATACAGGGAGCCCGGATTTTCCTACCATCCCATTCCTGAAACGGTTCGCTACGGCGCCTTGAGAGGGTATTTCCAGAGTGAGCGGTATTTCAAGGATGTTGCGGAAGAAATCCGTTCCCTGTTTGCTCCTCTTATTGCTCCCGTCCAGGAGGGCGTGGCCGGCGTTCATATAAGGATGGGGGACTATCTTGACCGTACAGACATGTACCATACGCCGGATGTTCCCTTTCTTAATGAAGCTTTACGGAGGCTTTCCGGCAACATCAGTAAGCTGGTCGTCTTTTCCGATTCTCCGGAATTGGCCCGGAAATTGATGGAGGGCGTTCCGGAAGCAACGCGTTTTGAAATAGTCATGGATGAGCATGAGACGCTGGACGCCCTCCGGGAATTGACGTCCATGCAGGAACTCGTCCTTTCCTGTTCCTCCTTTTCCTGGTGGGGGGCATGGCTTGGAGACCAGCAGAGGGTTTTTATTCAAAAACAGTGGTTTACCGGAAAGATTGAGGACGAGCAGGACATTTTCTGCCCGCAATGGATTAAACTTTAA
- a CDS encoding ankyrin repeat domain-containing protein: MKTNIIFLSIFLALNLLGSCTSITPKKEETRNPYIPPYYLHYNTPAYIVGKDMIRNSLQSYWDLSSNMTPQPNLNPYDKKWNGSEAALMLAAAIGDIDTMKKLLELGADINVASNEMKLPSMTFPYKETALHYAARTGQISAYNFLIKQGANQNLKNTDRKTAKQLLEAKLKNN, encoded by the coding sequence ATGAAAACTAATATTATATTCCTTTCGATTTTTTTAGCATTAAACTTATTAGGATCTTGTACATCCATAACCCCCAAAAAAGAAGAAACAAGAAATCCCTATATTCCACCTTATTATCTACATTACAATACTCCTGCCTACATTGTAGGAAAAGATATGATTAGAAATTCATTACAATCATACTGGGATTTGTCGTCAAACATGACTCCACAACCAAATCTTAATCCGTATGATAAAAAATGGAATGGAAGCGAAGCAGCCCTTATGTTAGCGGCAGCTATCGGGGATATTGATACCATGAAGAAATTACTCGAATTAGGGGCTGATATTAATGTTGCTTCAAATGAAATGAAGCTACCCTCTATGACCTTTCCCTACAAAGAAACTGCCTTACATTATGCTGCTCGTACAGGACAAATAAGTGCCTACAATTTTCTGATTAAACAAGGAGCTAACCAGAATTTGAAAAATACTGACAGAAAAACAGCCAAGCAATTACTGGAGGCTAAATTAAAAAATAATTAA
- a CDS encoding formylglycine-generating enzyme family protein, with protein sequence MKFIIKWIKNNKKISFSIIALLALLIFVLYPGNDITCLDIVPPATANVQSAQAGDVLKMDIPHSEHKLTLIFIPKGSYPITKSGHRTEITYPYWLGKYEITQEEWEKMMGWIPIPELEDRWTITTGARYPMCQVSYDECLDFCDRLTEIARQQGILPEGYCFSLPTEAQWELAYSCGKEIVLPDNLEKVAWMDFHDANTGAYPVGQKEPNAWGFHDMLGNVWELCADFYHSHRLHGRNPVNWKTDTGNLSTDTGLSVTSLGGGVFSFIPDNEKEIPRERYHADSRRASTGLRVALVPVQQHQLLKKRLKHLHPVPDWLMDIRYSFELIYMYMKTYWKTLTNL encoded by the coding sequence ATGAAATTTATAATAAAATGGATAAAAAATAATAAGAAAATCAGTTTCTCTATTATAGCATTATTGGCTTTGCTCATCTTTGTCCTTTATCCTGGCAATGATATTACATGCCTGGACATAGTACCCCCTGCGACAGCCAATGTTCAATCTGCCCAGGCCGGAGATGTGTTAAAAATGGATATTCCCCATTCGGAACACAAGCTCACCTTGATTTTCATTCCAAAAGGAAGTTACCCAATTACAAAATCTGGCCATCGTACGGAAATTACTTATCCCTACTGGCTGGGGAAGTACGAAATCACACAGGAGGAATGGGAAAAGATGATGGGATGGATCCCGATTCCGGAATTGGAAGACAGATGGACCATCACAACGGGCGCACGGTACCCCATGTGCCAGGTATCCTATGATGAATGCCTGGATTTTTGTGATCGATTAACCGAGATTGCACGACAACAGGGGATTCTTCCGGAAGGATATTGCTTTTCCCTGCCTACGGAGGCACAGTGGGAATTAGCCTATTCCTGCGGCAAGGAAATCGTTCTTCCCGATAATCTTGAGAAAGTAGCATGGATGGATTTTCACGATGCCAATACAGGGGCCTATCCTGTGGGACAAAAAGAACCCAATGCATGGGGGTTTCATGACATGTTGGGCAATGTATGGGAGTTATGTGCGGATTTTTATCATTCTCATCGTTTGCATGGCCGCAATCCCGTCAACTGGAAAACGGATACCGGCAATTTATCAACCGATACTGGTTTATCAGTCACCTCCCTCGGGGGAGGAGTGTTTTCTTTCATACCTGATAATGAGAAAGAGATACCTCGTGAAAGATATCATGCTGATTCAAGAAGAGCCAGTACCGGATTGAGAGTAGCGTTAGTCCCGGTTCAGCAACATCAATTACTGAAAAAAAGGTTAAAACACTTACACCCTGTTCCGGATTGGTTGATGGACATTAGGTACTCATTTGAACTAATCTACATGTATATGAAAACATATTGGAAGACTTTAACGAATTTATGA
- a CDS encoding glycosyltransferase family 10 domain-containing protein, whose product MVEATDINSRQVKRAAFADFWPGFDPHDNILSAVLTERLGMTVVDDQDQADFLIYSVFGEKHQNFKGIRVFYTGESVKPRWDECDYAISFMKGDIPYPECHLRMPCWMNNGPVRRTGKIEQYSKDRKSLLSRHTRFCSFVYSNGNAPERIHFLRLLSRYKHVDCGGMVMNNMGSCVRDKIAFCSSCKFTIAFENYPAAGYVTEKLFDSLAALSLPIYWGAPDAGMEANPSRFVNAADFSTPEALAEYVIRLDQDEDLYLSYMDGPVFVPGQPDIGEYMNRLAEFFSMISCSGNICRTGRPRTEACRLHHGYPVMSRHDDGKQWTGKAELLLPQSLAATPFPVFCPEGKDTASQFIRKLAIIPAKKHSERCPDKNRRLLNGRPLFLYSVSYALQEGFVPVVSTDSEEVLERCRREGIRCFRETVDDRRMENCVRQVLTRFSCDIFAVLQPTSPFRRRGLLRQMAEDMEKGKIQSAYTARKTKMIGHMEGHFHLAHREQDAKKFFYFFDGNINVVTRKKFLESGTMFDDGSCPYPNDFPCCLQIDTEEEWKALSRLGEFKDWQCFLASEGHKKRICIVSNKRDLKRNYSSFVDSCDKVMRISKMDNLNSGLAGKRTDIVLVSCFAGYLAFSPEERHMEILRGVPEIYFNNEELGYSNEFACREGLENWKFMPGEVHRSTGNFTTLSKALCLADYLFPEAQLYYLGDTDMNLRAAGSSKHHAPTENAYMQSLIDSGRVIPILEDAAGEFHYSAPAPPVSSQGNVPAPDLLPVDTILISHPQWTDQFQMNEKRGRRLHRNDHATILQHDENKLVLKWDNWGTEEFLRMEEGKYQYLDYHYSSTINEVNKYARELLINPYDGYNSVFRHSSRPFIGMRYHQWEGLLLLERMYRDVEKGIRKMPRLQSVLLMGICKDAFAALILAQRLKKDFPHLHIGVWGCPWPVDLSGQSPVYRGIKVSPSHEQIRKKRPFKNLLERYGDPLKLLQQPESSGLCLFAFYSTSQHWTLDEEATNRLAPYLLKTYAYQAGSKEHHTVVHGKIVHLVKEKPALVQSWIEEMFRMMETESGNHGEVRNLRISA is encoded by the coding sequence ATGGTTGAGGCAACAGATATAAATTCCCGGCAGGTCAAACGTGCCGCTTTTGCGGACTTCTGGCCGGGATTTGATCCACATGATAATATTCTGTCCGCGGTTTTGACGGAAAGACTGGGCATGACCGTTGTGGATGACCAGGATCAGGCGGATTTTTTAATCTACTCCGTTTTTGGAGAAAAACATCAGAACTTTAAGGGGATTCGAGTTTTTTATACGGGGGAATCCGTCAAACCGCGTTGGGATGAGTGCGATTATGCCATTTCATTCATGAAGGGAGATATTCCTTATCCCGAATGTCATTTGAGGATGCCCTGCTGGATGAACAATGGCCCTGTCAGAAGAACGGGAAAAATAGAACAATACTCCAAAGACAGAAAATCCCTTCTGTCCAGGCATACCCGATTTTGCAGCTTTGTGTATTCCAATGGGAATGCTCCGGAAAGAATTCATTTCCTGCGCCTGCTTTCCCGGTACAAGCATGTAGATTGCGGCGGGATGGTCATGAACAACATGGGCTCCTGCGTTCGGGATAAAATAGCTTTCTGCTCCTCCTGCAAATTCACGATTGCCTTTGAAAACTATCCGGCTGCTGGTTACGTGACTGAAAAACTGTTTGATTCTCTTGCCGCTCTTTCCCTTCCCATTTATTGGGGAGCCCCCGATGCAGGGATGGAGGCCAATCCATCCCGGTTCGTCAATGCCGCGGACTTTTCCACCCCGGAGGCCCTGGCTGAATATGTGATTCGTCTTGATCAGGATGAAGACCTTTACCTCAGTTATATGGACGGTCCCGTTTTTGTACCGGGCCAGCCGGACATCGGAGAATATATGAACCGTCTGGCAGAATTCTTTTCCATGATTTCATGCAGCGGGAATATATGCCGGACTGGCAGGCCGCGTACGGAGGCTTGCCGTCTGCATCACGGCTATCCCGTCATGTCCCGTCATGATGACGGAAAACAATGGACGGGAAAGGCGGAACTTCTGCTGCCCCAATCGCTGGCGGCAACTCCGTTTCCCGTGTTCTGTCCGGAAGGGAAGGACACGGCTTCCCAATTCATCCGCAAGCTGGCCATTATTCCGGCTAAAAAACATTCGGAGCGCTGTCCGGATAAAAACAGGCGCTTGTTGAATGGAAGGCCCCTGTTCCTGTATTCCGTTTCCTATGCCCTCCAGGAAGGATTTGTTCCGGTTGTCAGTACGGACAGTGAAGAAGTTCTGGAACGCTGCCGTCGGGAAGGCATCCGGTGCTTCCGGGAGACGGTGGACGACCGCCGAATGGAAAATTGCGTACGCCAGGTATTGACCCGTTTCTCCTGTGACATATTCGCCGTACTTCAGCCGACTTCTCCCTTCCGTCGTCGGGGCCTGTTGCGCCAAATGGCGGAAGACATGGAAAAAGGGAAAATTCAATCCGCCTACACGGCCCGCAAAACCAAAATGATTGGTCACATGGAGGGACATTTCCATCTGGCGCATCGGGAACAGGACGCCAAGAAATTTTTCTATTTTTTTGACGGAAATATTAATGTTGTTACCCGGAAAAAATTTCTGGAATCGGGTACGATGTTTGATGACGGCTCCTGCCCTTACCCGAATGATTTTCCCTGTTGTCTGCAAATTGATACGGAAGAAGAGTGGAAAGCCTTGTCACGGTTAGGTGAATTTAAAGACTGGCAATGTTTTCTGGCTTCAGAAGGGCATAAAAAACGCATTTGCATCGTCTCAAATAAACGTGATTTGAAACGCAACTATTCCTCTTTTGTCGACTCTTGCGACAAAGTAATGAGAATCAGCAAAATGGATAACTTGAATTCCGGTCTGGCGGGAAAAAGGACGGATATTGTTCTTGTTTCCTGCTTCGCCGGATACCTGGCTTTTTCCCCTGAGGAAAGGCATATGGAAATTTTACGCGGAGTCCCGGAAATTTACTTCAACAATGAAGAATTGGGCTATTCCAATGAATTTGCTTGTAGGGAAGGGCTGGAAAACTGGAAATTCATGCCGGGGGAAGTTCACCGCAGCACGGGCAATTTTACCACGTTGAGCAAGGCGCTTTGTCTGGCGGACTATTTATTCCCTGAAGCCCAGCTTTACTATTTGGGAGATACGGATATGAACCTGAGGGCTGCGGGTTCTTCAAAGCATCATGCGCCAACGGAAAATGCCTACATGCAGTCCCTCATTGACAGCGGAAGAGTCATTCCCATTCTGGAAGATGCCGCCGGTGAATTTCATTACTCCGCCCCGGCGCCGCCGGTTTCTTCCCAGGGGAATGTTCCCGCACCGGACTTGCTTCCCGTGGACACCATTCTCATCAGCCATCCTCAGTGGACAGACCAATTTCAGATGAATGAAAAACGGGGACGCCGGCTTCACCGCAATGACCACGCAACCATACTTCAACATGATGAAAACAAACTCGTTCTTAAATGGGATAACTGGGGGACTGAAGAATTTCTGAGGATGGAAGAGGGTAAATATCAGTACCTTGACTATCATTATTCTTCTACCATCAATGAAGTGAACAAATACGCGCGGGAATTGCTCATCAACCCGTATGACGGCTATAACTCCGTGTTCCGGCATTCCAGCCGTCCTTTTATCGGCATGAGGTATCATCAATGGGAGGGGTTGCTGCTGCTGGAACGCATGTATCGTGATGTTGAAAAAGGAATACGAAAGATGCCCCGGCTTCAATCCGTCCTGCTGATGGGGATTTGCAAGGATGCGTTTGCAGCCCTTATTCTGGCGCAGCGATTGAAAAAGGATTTCCCGCATCTTCATATTGGCGTGTGGGGATGCCCATGGCCGGTGGATTTAAGTGGACAGTCTCCTGTATACCGGGGAATAAAAGTTTCCCCATCTCATGAACAGATAAGGAAAAAAAGACCGTTTAAAAATCTTTTGGAGCGTTATGGAGATCCACTCAAACTGCTTCAGCAGCCGGAATCCTCCGGACTTTGTTTGTTTGCCTTTTACAGTACCAGTCAACATTGGACTCTTGATGAAGAAGCGACGAACAGATTGGCTCCTTACCTTCTGAAAACATATGCCTATCAGGCTGGCAGCAAGGAACATCATACTGTTGTTCACGGAAAAATCGTACATCTGGTAAAGGAAAAGCCGGCATTGGTTCAATCCTGGATTGAAGAAATGTTCCGGATGATGGAAACGGAAAGCGGGAACCATGGGGAGGTGAGAAATCTGCGTATATCCGCCTAG
- a CDS encoding alpha/beta hydrolase, translating to MSDAYEGTIGHCPKCGCVLVWIHGYNTTLAEAMTRFEVVEKAYKSSEGKCDVYGFAWNGNPGASNFKDAVKGSRFTGSGAFSHFLRDLKAKCPNIKVHIGTHSLGAGVALEALAHGEDIGNIGNVFLANPAVDNESLEPGEEFEKAPANADSIHLAISKEDDILEFVYPLSEFNVALGENGPDHPENVPANVITHDFTNDFGDNHGAVYIPSNNSNFWNIASGLFK from the coding sequence TTGTCAGATGCCTATGAAGGAACAATAGGTCATTGTCCAAAATGCGGATGTGTGTTAGTATGGATCCATGGTTATAATACTACTCTAGCAGAAGCGATGACAAGATTTGAAGTGGTTGAAAAAGCTTATAAGAGTTCGGAAGGAAAATGCGATGTTTATGGGTTTGCGTGGAACGGGAATCCTGGTGCTTCAAACTTTAAAGACGCGGTAAAAGGTTCTAGATTTACAGGATCAGGTGCATTTTCTCATTTTCTTAGAGATTTAAAAGCCAAATGTCCTAACATAAAAGTACATATCGGAACTCATAGCTTAGGAGCTGGAGTAGCTCTTGAAGCATTGGCTCATGGGGAAGATATCGGCAATATAGGCAATGTTTTCTTGGCCAATCCTGCAGTTGACAATGAGTCTCTGGAACCAGGAGAAGAATTTGAAAAAGCTCCTGCTAATGCTGATTCTATTCATTTAGCAATCAGCAAAGAAGATGATATTTTAGAATTCGTTTATCCACTTTCTGAATTCAATGTGGCTCTGGGAGAGAATGGCCCAGATCATCCCGAAAATGTGCCAGCAAATGTAATAACTCATGATTTTACGAATGACTTTGGCGACAACCATGGCGCTGTTTATATCCCTTCTAATAATTCGAATTTTTGGAATATAGCCAGCGGATTATTTAAATGA